The DNA region CACCCAGGTCGCAGGCCGAGATCCACGGCGAGTTGCTGCAAGGAGTTCCCGGGGGGCGCGGGAGGTGCCGCACGCTAGGCTCTGCAGTCAGCCCGCAGCATCGCTCGGTCCCGAGAGGGAGGCCTGGGTGGGGGCAGTCCTAAGTCCCCCTCAGCCTGCAGCCGCCGGGGACTCGCACGGCCGTGGCACCGCGGGAGGGGGCGGCCGGGGCTGGAGCTGCACGGGTGGCGCCGCGACCGCCTCCCTTCGCTGCGTCCCGCCCGCCGCCTCGCTCACCGCCGCCGCTTCTCCCCGCCCCGCAGCGCGCAGGGACCATGTCGGCGAAGACGGCGAACGGCCCCACGGAGGACCAAGTAGAGATCCTGGAGTACAACTTCAACAAGGTGCACAAGCGCCCGGACCCCACCACGCTGTGCCTCATTGCAGCCGAGGCTGGCCTTTCGGAGGAGGAGACCCAGGTGCGTCCCCGCACGCGCCCGGAGCGCCCGACCCCTGGCCGGGCTGGGCCGTCTCGGGGCTGGGGGGTCCCGATCATCCGCCCCTCCCGCCGGGCTGCCCTCCCCGCGATCTCCCATAGCTTCGGCTCACATCCCTGTGGCC from Callithrix jacchus isolate 240 chromosome 3, calJac240_pri, whole genome shotgun sequence includes:
- the HOPX gene encoding homeodomain-only protein isoform X2; translated protein: MSAKTANGPTEDQVEILEYNFNKVHKRPDPTTLCLIAAEAGLSEEETQKWFNERLAEWRRSEGLPSECRSVTD
- the HOPX gene encoding homeodomain-only protein isoform X1 is translated as MRQHLTGNPFKRAGTMSAKTANGPTEDQVEILEYNFNKVHKRPDPTTLCLIAAEAGLSEEETQKWFNERLAEWRRSEGLPSECRSVTD